From Candidatus Dependentiae bacterium, the proteins below share one genomic window:
- a CDS encoding MFS transporter: protein MFIPKWLNRNIMALGVVSLLADLCSEMATAILPTFLLSIGGSAATLGLIEGLSEASISFIKIFSGWYSDKLGKRKPFSVIGYSLTSMGVAVFVVATQWYHVLVGRLVGRFGKGIREPSRDALLVESTPPQFYGRMFGFHRAMDTVGAILGPLLALVFINLVALRCIFLIALIPGILAVITVIVFVEESPHLHSLQMPIISSIQTLPTQFKQFLIAVLIFGLGNFTHSLLIMRITQLLTPTQGLVAAGTLAIIFYTLHNVIYAACAYPIGYLADHVSKKTVLISGYGLTALTSLGFMLNTTNMIFIAALFLLAGVSMAATDATERSIAADLLPADKRGTGYGTLAIATSIGSLTSNITVGYVWTYVSPQAGFGYSALLCLLGTLLLIIIKLPTNVTPQKNMHNILT, encoded by the coding sequence ATGTTTATACCCAAATGGCTTAACCGTAATATTATGGCACTCGGCGTTGTCAGCCTTCTGGCAGACTTATGCTCTGAAATGGCGACCGCAATATTACCCACATTTTTATTATCCATTGGCGGATCCGCCGCAACACTCGGCCTCATTGAAGGCCTATCAGAAGCTTCAATCAGTTTCATAAAAATTTTTTCCGGATGGTATAGCGACAAGCTCGGCAAACGAAAACCATTTTCCGTCATTGGCTATTCTTTAACATCAATGGGTGTTGCCGTATTTGTAGTCGCAACACAATGGTATCATGTGCTTGTCGGTCGGCTCGTTGGACGCTTTGGTAAAGGCATCCGAGAACCATCCCGCGATGCACTTTTAGTAGAATCAACACCACCACAATTTTATGGAAGAATGTTTGGCTTTCATCGTGCCATGGATACTGTTGGTGCAATCTTGGGGCCATTACTCGCATTAGTTTTCATTAATCTTGTTGCATTACGTTGTATATTTCTCATCGCACTCATCCCCGGCATTCTTGCCGTGATAACAGTAATAGTATTCGTAGAAGAATCGCCACATTTACACTCGTTGCAGATGCCAATTATAAGCAGCATCCAAACACTCCCAACACAGTTTAAACAATTTTTAATTGCCGTACTTATTTTTGGCTTAGGAAATTTTACACACTCACTACTCATCATGCGCATCACGCAATTGTTAACCCCAACACAAGGCCTTGTGGCTGCCGGCACTTTAGCAATCATTTTTTACACACTACACAATGTAATCTATGCCGCGTGTGCGTATCCGATTGGTTATCTTGCAGACCATGTTAGTAAAAAAACGGTTCTCATTAGTGGCTATGGACTAACAGCACTCACATCACTGGGCTTCATGTTAAACACAACCAATATGATATTCATTGCTGCACTATTTTTATTGGCAGGAGTTTCCATGGCAGCCACTGATGCAACAGAGCGAAGCATTGCCGCTGATTTACTGCCTGCCGACAAACGAGGTACCGGATATGGCACATTGGCCATTGCTACGAGCATTGGCAGTCTTACCTCTAATATTACTGTTGGTTATGTATGGACCTATGTTTCACCCCAAGCTGGCTTTGGCTATAGCGCATTGCTGTGTTTATTAGGAACTTTACTATTAATTATAATAAAATTACCAACCAACGTTACACCACAAAAAAATATGCATAATATTTTAACGTGA
- the bamA gene encoding outer membrane protein assembly factor BamA gives MNSLRNKRYKKYVLTALLSSILCTTFVIYSTSTEDPTKLESQRSDTGSRKINAITVLDNKYVTAEAIISHVPFKVGEQFDPRKKSTLIKNIYDGLKRFKNISVYGENIGDDSLNLYIVVEEKKLLKNVIFEGNKQLSEKEIKEKINFTDVPAIDKGELKKYAQDIKKLYLDKGYHRIDIDTDLDITGDQATAIFKITEHSKSLVKQIHFKGNKNISSKELRGILYTREDWVLSFMDKAGSYHPERLEADKQMIEQHYQNHGYLQAKVADIDIDMNPVNSNIILTFEIQEGDLYTINEIKIPTPEDQVIPEAYLLSQIPIRPGDHYSREAIVEAMKRLELIWGNQGYVFTHIDPSIQPDEETKTVNLAFYTELGNKVFLNKITIKGNKKTRDPIVRRRLLLEEGALLTQSHMDASKSRVEALGYFDQRDGVNWKLIRVGDDQADLDLILKETKTGRFHFKLGFGGAGADLSNPTSGMSVGAELADTNLFGKGILLNLETNLAKEQQSFNFHLAQPWLFDKPISGAMDIYHKRPTYDDFRNASPIHERLTGGAVTSGVYMRNRFMDDTQVLFSLGVDNVRYQNQSLSKEEIRKMRENNTPIELHTTLPFGSPEARAFQTILNKEFSPGTYLWFANNLEQDTRNHPMHPSRGHKWRISNRFAFSVKDSAIGFYKFDLDGTWLTPLIGEYLLVFKLHAHFGFVTPFSNHIVPYGELYNIGGPASIRGWLFGQIGPKLAGDSIGAKKAMFINAELVFPITPDFNMKGVFFYDGGSGWDNPYACCIDVPVNDNNFSYRHAVGFGIRMLNPMPIKVDWGFKLDPRKNRLDPRRSESASEVHFGMTYDW, from the coding sequence ATGAATTCTCTACGCAATAAAAGATACAAAAAATATGTTTTAACCGCCCTTTTATCAAGCATTTTGTGTACGACGTTTGTTATTTATTCAACGTCAACAGAAGATCCTACAAAACTAGAGTCTCAACGATCAGACACTGGTTCTCGCAAAATAAATGCTATAACGGTTCTTGATAATAAATACGTAACCGCTGAAGCAATCATTAGCCATGTGCCTTTTAAAGTAGGGGAACAATTCGATCCGCGTAAAAAAAGCACTCTCATCAAAAATATTTATGATGGCCTTAAACGATTCAAAAACATCAGTGTCTATGGCGAGAATATCGGTGACGATTCATTAAATCTGTATATCGTCGTTGAAGAAAAAAAATTATTAAAAAACGTTATCTTTGAAGGCAACAAACAACTGTCCGAAAAAGAAATTAAAGAAAAAATAAATTTCACCGATGTACCGGCAATTGATAAAGGCGAGTTGAAAAAATATGCCCAAGACATCAAAAAATTGTATCTTGATAAAGGCTACCACCGTATTGATATCGACACTGATTTAGACATCACTGGCGACCAAGCAACCGCAATATTCAAAATCACAGAACATAGCAAATCACTCGTTAAACAAATACATTTCAAAGGCAACAAGAACATCTCCAGCAAAGAATTGCGTGGCATTTTATATACACGCGAAGACTGGGTTCTGAGCTTTATGGATAAAGCCGGATCATATCATCCCGAACGATTAGAAGCTGATAAACAGATGATTGAACAGCATTATCAAAATCATGGATACCTCCAAGCAAAAGTTGCTGATATTGATATTGATATGAATCCCGTCAACAGCAACATCATCCTCACCTTTGAAATTCAAGAAGGCGATCTATACACCATCAATGAAATTAAAATTCCTACCCCTGAAGACCAGGTGATTCCTGAAGCATATTTGCTTTCGCAAATTCCTATCCGTCCAGGCGATCATTATTCACGAGAAGCAATTGTTGAAGCAATGAAGCGTCTTGAATTAATTTGGGGTAACCAAGGATATGTCTTTACACACATCGATCCATCAATTCAACCAGATGAAGAAACAAAAACGGTCAATCTAGCCTTCTACACCGAACTGGGTAATAAAGTATTTTTAAATAAGATCACCATTAAGGGTAATAAAAAAACAAGAGACCCTATTGTCCGTCGAAGATTGTTGCTCGAAGAAGGCGCATTGCTCACACAATCGCATATGGATGCCTCAAAAAGTCGCGTCGAAGCACTCGGTTATTTTGATCAACGAGATGGCGTTAACTGGAAACTCATCCGCGTAGGCGACGATCAAGCAGATCTTGATTTAATACTTAAGGAAACAAAAACCGGACGCTTCCACTTCAAGCTTGGTTTTGGCGGCGCAGGAGCAGATTTAAGCAATCCAACTTCAGGCATGTCAGTCGGAGCAGAATTGGCAGACACCAACTTATTTGGTAAAGGCATTCTGTTGAATCTTGAAACCAACTTAGCCAAAGAACAACAAAGTTTTAACTTCCATCTTGCACAACCATGGCTTTTTGACAAACCAATCTCTGGCGCCATGGATATCTATCACAAACGTCCTACGTATGATGACTTTAGAAACGCTTCACCAATCCACGAAAGACTCACCGGTGGCGCAGTAACATCTGGTGTCTATATGCGCAACAGATTTATGGACGACACACAAGTGTTATTCAGTCTTGGTGTCGACAATGTGCGTTATCAAAACCAATCATTGAGCAAAGAAGAAATTAGAAAGATGAGGGAGAATAATACTCCTATCGAACTACATACAACATTACCTTTTGGCTCTCCAGAAGCACGTGCCTTCCAAACAATTCTTAACAAAGAATTTTCACCTGGCACCTATCTGTGGTTTGCTAACAACCTTGAGCAAGATACCCGTAACCATCCAATGCATCCAAGCCGCGGTCATAAATGGCGCATAAGTAATCGATTCGCTTTCTCGGTAAAAGATAGTGCCATAGGATTCTATAAATTCGACTTAGATGGTACCTGGCTCACACCACTCATTGGTGAATATCTTTTAGTCTTCAAGCTTCATGCACATTTTGGATTTGTAACACCATTTTCTAATCACATAGTGCCGTATGGTGAATTATATAATATAGGTGGACCTGCTAGTATCCGTGGTTGGTTATTCGGACAAATAGGCCCTAAACTTGCCGGCGATTCTATCGGCGCCAAAAAAGCTATGTTCATTAACGCAGAATTAGTCTTCCCTATTACTCCCGATTTTAACATGAAGGGTGTATTCTTCTACGATGGTGGTTCAGGTTGGGATAATCCGTACGCCTGCTGCATAGATGTACCAGTAAATGATAATAACTTCAGCTACCGTCACGCGGTTGGCTTTGGTATTCGCATGCTCAACCCTATGCCAATTAAAGTTGATTGGGGCTTCAAGCTTGATCCACGCAAGAACAGACTCGATCCTCGAAGAAGTGAAAGCGCAAGCGAAGTACACTTTGGTATGACCTACGATTGGTAA
- a CDS encoding GIY-YIG nuclease family protein, giving the protein MFYVYVLRSLAFPEQIYIGYTSDLRNRLLVHNDSRVPHTSKYIPWEFISFFAFKEKMKAINFEIYLKSGSGKEFLKKRLI; this is encoded by the coding sequence ATGTTTTATGTTTATGTGCTTCGCTCTCTCGCTTTTCCTGAGCAAATATATATTGGCTACACCTCTGATCTAAGAAACAGGTTATTGGTGCATAATGATTCTCGCGTTCCTCATACTTCTAAATATATACCATGGGAATTCATTTCATTTTTTGCTTTTAAAGAAAAAATGAAAGCTATCAATTTTGAAATTTACCTGAAAAGCGGATCTGGCAAAGAATTTCTAAAGAAGCGCCTCATATAA
- the trxA gene encoding thioredoxin, whose protein sequence is MAIAITPENFEKEIAQSTKPVILDVYATWCGPCQQMMPVVEELENELGNTYKFAKLNVDEAREISIKYGVTSVPTFIFIKNNVVKGKETGYMSKEELQEKIETLLA, encoded by the coding sequence ATGGCAATTGCTATTACCCCAGAAAATTTCGAAAAAGAAATTGCTCAATCAACCAAGCCAGTCATTCTTGACGTGTATGCCACCTGGTGCGGACCATGCCAACAAATGATGCCCGTTGTTGAAGAATTGGAAAATGAATTAGGCAATACCTATAAATTTGCCAAACTCAATGTTGATGAAGCCCGAGAAATTTCAATTAAGTATGGCGTCACCTCAGTACCAACTTTCATCTTCATTAAGAACAATGTCGTTAAGGGCAAAGAAACTGGCTACATGAGCAAAGAAGAGTTACAAGAAAAAATCGAAACATTACTCGCGTAA
- the cysS gene encoding cysteine--tRNA ligase codes for MLKITNTLTGKKELFTPLEGNNVRLYVCGITPYDYAHVGHGRVYVIFDVLYRLLNFLNYNVKYCRNFTDIDDKLLSKAVKETGNEQDYKDVAQRYITTFTHDMAQLNCTVPTYEPRVTDSIPAIIKFIKGLVDNGTAYVVDGDVYFHIPAFPAYGMLSKQKLDELVVGARVEANDKKKNPLDFALWKSEEEGQFWQSPWGWGRPGWHIECSALAAHYLGKHIDIHAGGMDLIFTHHENEIAQSEGLFGAPFARYWMHNAFVRINKEKMSKSLGNFFTLRDVFTKFDPMVVRFYYLNHYYRSPLDFSFDDIEAVQKSYQKLCRVLQEYTAQDVDAATVHESVIVKKMLVFLCDDLNTPGMLGVVFENLGELQRTAHEACSVKAFLQNVLGLSLQPLPVEEAIVTPEIKQLLAERETARVAKDWTRADVIRDQLKALGFEVQDKKK; via the coding sequence ATGTTAAAAATTACTAATACATTAACGGGCAAAAAAGAGCTTTTTACACCACTAGAAGGCAATAACGTACGCTTATACGTTTGTGGCATTACGCCGTATGATTATGCGCATGTTGGCCATGGGCGCGTGTACGTTATTTTTGATGTACTGTATCGGTTGTTAAATTTTTTGAATTATAACGTGAAATATTGCAGAAATTTTACCGATATCGATGATAAATTACTCAGTAAAGCGGTTAAAGAGACAGGCAATGAGCAGGATTATAAAGATGTAGCTCAACGTTATATTACTACATTTACGCACGACATGGCACAGTTGAATTGCACTGTCCCAACTTATGAACCTCGTGTAACAGATTCGATTCCGGCTATTATAAAATTTATCAAGGGGCTTGTGGATAATGGTACTGCATACGTGGTTGATGGAGATGTTTATTTTCATATTCCAGCATTTCCAGCGTATGGCATGCTCTCAAAACAAAAATTAGATGAATTAGTAGTTGGTGCACGTGTAGAGGCTAATGATAAAAAGAAAAACCCTCTTGATTTTGCTTTATGGAAAAGTGAAGAAGAGGGTCAATTTTGGCAAAGTCCATGGGGTTGGGGCCGTCCAGGTTGGCACATTGAATGTTCGGCTCTTGCGGCACATTACTTAGGCAAGCACATAGACATTCATGCCGGCGGCATGGATTTGATTTTTACTCATCATGAAAATGAAATAGCACAGTCAGAAGGATTGTTCGGTGCACCATTTGCACGGTATTGGATGCATAATGCATTTGTGCGTATTAATAAAGAAAAGATGTCAAAGTCGTTGGGTAATTTTTTTACCTTACGTGATGTGTTTACTAAGTTTGATCCCATGGTGGTTCGTTTTTATTATTTAAATCATTATTATCGATCACCCCTTGATTTTTCTTTTGATGATATTGAGGCGGTACAAAAAAGTTATCAAAAATTATGCCGTGTATTGCAAGAGTATACTGCGCAAGATGTTGATGCGGCAACAGTTCATGAATCAGTGATTGTCAAAAAAATGCTTGTATTTTTGTGTGACGATTTGAACACTCCCGGCATGCTTGGTGTAGTGTTTGAGAACTTGGGCGAGTTACAACGCACAGCGCACGAAGCATGCAGTGTAAAAGCATTCTTACAAAATGTGTTGGGATTAAGTCTACAACCCTTACCGGTTGAAGAAGCTATTGTTACACCTGAAATTAAACAGCTTTTGGCAGAAAGAGAAACAGCCCGTGTCGCAAAAGATTGGACACGAGCTGATGTAATTCGAGATCAATTAAAAGCACTAGGCTTTGAAGTGCAAGATAAGAAGAAGTGA
- a CDS encoding cache domain-containing protein yields the protein MNKKVLLLAFIVSCAGFSVNTVDAYRPKKLTKIKKKIVDLNYAMDIEGDVNEPLDIATTEEDGTVTETVTRGDDAIVITNEQEPFDTKAKKKATRELVEKGIEFLKNNEPSVAFSQFTHTRDFVKGELYLFVFDDKGVCLAHGQQGDLVWKNLYDLRDVFGTTVVKDFIDKAKNGGGEIVYQWRNGTKVSYVQELKKDGKTYVVGSGYYPHSKEDATVNFVKGAVALFNDYKAKKLPKEEAFSTFSYKLGRFISGDLYLYALDFKGIVVAQGDRPELIGGSSWDYKDSDGKLINQEIIKRLQETPNEGVWITYQSKRATKKAYAERVVDAKGNNYFIACGFYPDGTRDQAIDLVKKGYTRMKTAGLSVAADDFNSRANDDYRYGDLYLVVYDLQGTLLADGSGFVKANHYDYKDDDGRYYVRELIEKAKKGGGWVDYKTKNSFESTYVEMVDMGTGKYVIGCGVFPTFKFETMSLLVKSAASLLQSNTEEIAFAEFTQANGKFIRGDLNVFVFDTTGLCYAYGDTYDYIWQNLKDAKDDDGKSYIQQFIDTIQQGASTVKYKANGATKVAYIDSVKKGEKTYIVGSSYYK from the coding sequence ATGAATAAAAAAGTTCTATTACTCGCGTTTATTGTGTCTTGCGCAGGATTTTCGGTTAATACCGTTGATGCTTATCGTCCAAAAAAATTAACGAAAATTAAGAAAAAAATTGTAGATCTTAATTATGCCATGGATATCGAAGGAGACGTTAACGAACCCCTTGATATAGCAACAACAGAAGAAGATGGAACGGTTACTGAAACAGTAACGCGTGGCGATGATGCCATCGTAATAACTAATGAACAAGAGCCGTTTGATACGAAAGCAAAAAAGAAAGCAACAAGAGAGCTTGTTGAAAAAGGTATTGAGTTCTTGAAAAACAATGAACCAAGTGTAGCGTTCAGTCAATTTACGCATACCAGAGATTTTGTGAAGGGCGAGCTCTACTTATTTGTTTTTGATGACAAGGGTGTTTGCTTGGCGCATGGCCAACAAGGCGACCTTGTATGGAAAAATCTTTACGATCTGCGCGATGTTTTTGGTACGACTGTTGTAAAAGATTTTATTGATAAGGCAAAGAATGGCGGTGGTGAAATTGTCTATCAATGGCGCAATGGCACAAAAGTTTCTTATGTGCAAGAGCTCAAGAAAGATGGAAAGACGTACGTTGTCGGTTCTGGTTATTATCCACATTCCAAAGAAGATGCTACGGTCAATTTTGTAAAAGGTGCTGTTGCATTATTCAATGATTACAAAGCAAAAAAACTTCCAAAGGAAGAAGCATTCAGTACCTTTAGCTATAAATTAGGTAGATTTATTTCAGGTGACTTATACCTCTACGCGCTTGATTTTAAAGGTATTGTTGTGGCGCAAGGCGATCGCCCAGAATTAATTGGCGGTAGCAGTTGGGACTATAAAGACTCTGATGGTAAGTTGATCAACCAAGAAATTATTAAAAGATTACAAGAGACGCCGAATGAAGGCGTTTGGATTACGTATCAATCAAAGCGTGCGACCAAAAAAGCATATGCCGAACGTGTTGTTGATGCCAAAGGAAACAACTATTTTATAGCCTGTGGTTTTTATCCAGATGGCACTCGTGATCAAGCAATTGATTTAGTGAAAAAAGGTTACACTCGAATGAAGACTGCAGGATTGAGTGTAGCGGCCGATGACTTTAATTCACGCGCGAATGATGACTACCGTTACGGCGATTTGTACCTCGTGGTATATGATTTACAAGGGACACTTTTGGCAGATGGATCGGGTTTTGTTAAAGCTAATCATTATGATTATAAAGATGACGATGGCAGATATTATGTACGTGAGTTGATTGAAAAAGCAAAAAAAGGTGGCGGTTGGGTTGATTATAAAACCAAGAATTCATTTGAATCAACGTATGTAGAAATGGTTGATATGGGTACTGGTAAATATGTTATTGGTTGCGGAGTATTTCCTACCTTTAAATTTGAAACAATGTCTCTTTTAGTAAAAAGTGCTGCGAGTCTGCTGCAGAGTAATACAGAAGAAATAGCATTTGCAGAATTTACGCAAGCTAATGGCAAATTTATTCGTGGTGATTTGAACGTATTTGTTTTCGATACCACGGGCCTTTGTTATGCCTACGGCGATACGTATGATTACATTTGGCAAAACCTTAAAGATGCAAAAGATGATGATGGAAAATCATACATTCAACAATTTATAGATACGATACAGCAAGGTGCAAGCACGGTGAAGTATAAAGCAAATGGTGCAACAAAAGTCGCTTATATAGATTCAGTAAAAAAGGGTGAAAAGACCTATATTGTTGGCTCTAGCTACTATAAATAA
- a CDS encoding peptidase E yields MSTKKQIIAIGGNGLSKDSPKLEQYIIAQTKKANPKICFLPQASSESKEYIIRFYDTFGSLGAKPSTLSLFGRVKNGWEQHLLDQDIIYVGGGNTKSMLALWRAWGVDNVLRQAYEQGTILAGVSAGAICWFEQAVTDSVWPLGIIPGLGFLEGSCCPHYDSEPERRPTYIEKVNSGIIMPGIALQDYVAAHFIDNKLAHMISSKDSRQAFYVSANKEEVINTRSLS; encoded by the coding sequence ATGAGTACAAAAAAACAAATAATTGCCATCGGTGGCAATGGTCTATCAAAAGACAGTCCTAAACTAGAACAATACATCATTGCACAGACAAAAAAAGCGAACCCAAAAATTTGCTTTTTACCTCAAGCAAGTTCAGAATCCAAAGAATATATTATCCGTTTCTATGACACCTTTGGTTCACTTGGCGCCAAACCCTCAACACTTTCGCTTTTTGGCCGCGTAAAAAATGGTTGGGAACAGCATCTACTCGACCAAGATATTATTTATGTTGGTGGTGGCAACACCAAAAGCATGTTGGCCTTGTGGCGGGCGTGGGGCGTCGATAATGTATTGCGCCAAGCCTATGAACAAGGCACGATACTTGCTGGCGTCAGTGCCGGCGCCATTTGCTGGTTTGAGCAAGCGGTGACCGACTCGGTATGGCCACTTGGCATTATACCAGGTCTTGGATTTTTAGAAGGCAGCTGTTGCCCGCATTATGATTCAGAACCAGAACGTCGGCCAACCTATATAGAAAAAGTAAATTCTGGTATAATCATGCCAGGAATTGCACTGCAAGATTATGTTGCCGCGCATTTTATTGATAACAAACTCGCGCATATGATATCTAGTAAAGATAGCAGGCAAGCGTTTTATGTTTCAGCAAACAAAGAAGAAGTCATTAACACCAGATCTCTCTCATAA